The Calditrichota bacterium sequence GGGTGAGATCTTTTTCCCGCCGCGAGTCGTCTATCCGGGCGGTGCCCAGGCTGAGCCTCACACTCTTGCGACGACGGGCAAGGTGATTACCTGGACGGTGCTGCACGTCGCCCCGCCGGAATATACCGATTTGACGCCCTTTGCTTTAGGGGTAATCGAACTGGATGACGGAGCGCGCATCACGGCGCAAATCGCAGACATCGACCCGAAGGAGGTGCAGTCGG is a genomic window containing:
- a CDS encoding Zn-ribbon domain-containing OB-fold protein, with amino-acid sequence MKIRSPRYAREIPRRYRYEGAKTTSGEIFFPPRVVYPGGAQAEPHTLATTGKVITWTVLHVAPPEYTDLTPFALGVIELDDGARITAQIADIDPKEVQSGMRVKIEFRKLRTEGDEGLLCYGYKVVPER